From Heliomicrobium undosum, the proteins below share one genomic window:
- a CDS encoding HypC/HybG/HupF family hydrogenase formation chaperone, producing MCLAAPSRITAIQEGGFLAEVESFGNKRTVGLTLVPEAKVGDYVLVHAGFAVQILDEEAALDSLKAWEEILSAAKGGA from the coding sequence ATGTGCCTGGCTGCGCCGTCGCGTATCACCGCCATTCAGGAAGGCGGTTTTCTCGCCGAGGTGGAATCCTTCGGCAATAAAAGAACCGTTGGGCTCACCCTTGTTCCCGAAGCGAAGGTGGGCGACTATGTGCTCGTTCACGCCGGCTTTGCTGTGCAGATCCTTGATGAGGAGGCTGCCCTCGACAGCCTGAAGGCCTGGGAGGAGATCCTTTCGGCTGCCAAAGGCGGGGCGTAA
- the hypD gene encoding hydrogenase formation protein HypD gives MHKEILKRFRDPELGRQMAGRVRERLDRLTDRLGRRANVMEFCGTHTAAISRTGIRELLKPHVHLMSGPGCPVCVSDYVDIDRIIALAGMSGAIIATFGDMMKVPGSRTTLLEEKARGADVRVVFSSLDALAIARENPDRAIIFVGAGFETTAPTAAVTVEQAVREGRDNFFLYSLHKITPPAMMALLPDPDLQVDGILLPGHVSLITGRGYWDFLSRDLGLPGVVAGFEPLELLSAVDALASLLLEERYAVINAYGRAVREEGNPSALDAMARCFDLQEGHWRGLGIVPASALKLKPELAPWDAEVRFPLEKRSAAPPKGCLCGEILKGKKTPFDCPLFASGCEPARPVGPCMVSHEGTCATYYRYERFTR, from the coding sequence TTGCACAAGGAGATCCTGAAGCGGTTCCGCGATCCCGAACTGGGACGACAGATGGCGGGGCGGGTGCGGGAGCGATTGGACCGGCTGACCGACCGGTTGGGAAGGCGGGCCAACGTGATGGAGTTCTGCGGCACCCATACGGCCGCCATCTCGCGGACCGGCATCCGGGAGTTGCTGAAGCCCCATGTCCACCTGATGAGCGGACCTGGCTGTCCCGTCTGTGTCAGCGACTACGTCGACATCGACCGGATCATCGCTCTTGCCGGAATGTCCGGGGCCATCATCGCCACCTTCGGCGACATGATGAAGGTGCCCGGCAGCCGGACGACCCTGCTGGAGGAAAAGGCACGCGGCGCCGATGTGCGGGTGGTCTTCTCGTCCCTGGACGCGTTGGCAATCGCCCGGGAAAACCCAGATAGGGCCATCATTTTTGTCGGCGCCGGCTTTGAAACGACTGCCCCAACGGCGGCGGTCACGGTCGAACAGGCGGTGCGGGAGGGAAGGGACAATTTTTTTCTCTACTCGCTGCATAAGATCACCCCGCCGGCCATGATGGCGCTGTTGCCTGATCCGGACCTTCAGGTGGACGGCATCCTGCTCCCCGGCCATGTGAGCCTGATCACCGGGAGAGGCTATTGGGACTTTCTTTCTCGCGATCTGGGCTTGCCGGGGGTGGTGGCCGGCTTCGAGCCGCTGGAACTGCTGAGCGCCGTCGATGCCCTGGCCTCATTGCTTCTAGAGGAGCGCTACGCTGTCATCAACGCTTACGGGCGGGCGGTCCGGGAAGAGGGCAACCCGTCGGCGCTTGACGCCATGGCGCGTTGCTTTGACCTGCAGGAGGGCCATTGGCGCGGGCTCGGCATTGTGCCGGCGAGCGCCTTGAAACTAAAGCCGGAATTGGCGCCATGGGACGCCGAAGTCCGGTTTCCCCTCGAAAAAAGGTCGGCTGCGCCGCCGAAGGGCTGCCTTTGCGGGGAGATCCTCAAAGGCAAAAAGACGCCTTTTGACTGCCCGCTGTTCGCCAGCGGGTGTGAACCCGCCCGGCCCGTGGGTCCCTGTATGGTTTCCCACGAAGGGACCTGCGCCACCTACTACCGCTATGAGCGCTTCACAAGATAA
- the hypE gene encoding hydrogenase expression/formation protein HypE, whose product MNDIEREGGTAVPEECILLAHGDGGALTHRLVQEIFLRHFDHPALRDLTDAALLRLPEGRLAMTTDTFVVKPLFFPGGDIGKLAVAGTVNDLAVSGARPLYLTAAFILEEGFPLADLEQVVASLARTASEAGVAVVAGDTKVVERGCGDGVYINTAGVGVVAAGRDLGYHRIMPGDAILVNGTVGDHGLAILSKRAGIEFDTPVESDCATLNGLTEMLLERFPESVRFMRDPTRGGVATTLNEVAQSTGLDIILEEQDLPVREEVQGAAELLGLDPLYLANEGKVLIVAASEAVEAILAVLREHPLGRNAAAIGRVEVGTGVGQGRVFLRTPLGGHRILDMLAGDPLPRIC is encoded by the coding sequence ATGAATGACATTGAGCGCGAAGGAGGGACGGCCGTGCCGGAGGAATGCATCCTGCTGGCCCATGGCGACGGCGGCGCTTTAACCCACCGTCTGGTGCAGGAGATCTTCCTGCGCCACTTTGACCACCCCGCCTTGCGGGACTTGACTGACGCCGCCCTGCTCCGCTTGCCTGAGGGACGGCTGGCGATGACCACGGACACCTTCGTCGTCAAGCCGCTCTTTTTTCCCGGCGGCGACATCGGCAAACTGGCTGTCGCCGGCACGGTCAACGACCTGGCCGTATCAGGGGCGCGTCCCCTCTATCTGACCGCCGCCTTTATCCTCGAAGAAGGTTTTCCCCTCGCTGACCTTGAACAGGTGGTCGCATCGCTGGCCCGGACGGCGAGCGAAGCGGGCGTCGCTGTCGTCGCCGGCGATACGAAGGTGGTCGAGCGGGGCTGCGGCGATGGCGTCTACATCAACACGGCCGGCGTCGGCGTCGTTGCCGCAGGGCGGGACCTGGGTTACCACCGCATCATGCCCGGTGATGCAATCCTGGTCAACGGAACGGTGGGCGATCACGGGCTCGCCATCCTCTCCAAGCGGGCGGGCATTGAATTTGACACGCCTGTGGAGAGCGATTGCGCCACCTTGAACGGCTTGACGGAAATGCTCCTGGAACGCTTTCCCGAGTCCGTCCGGTTCATGCGCGATCCGACTCGGGGCGGCGTCGCCACCACCTTGAATGAAGTGGCCCAATCGACAGGCCTGGACATCATTCTCGAAGAGCAGGATCTGCCCGTCCGCGAAGAGGTGCAGGGCGCTGCGGAACTGCTCGGTCTCGATCCCTTGTACCTGGCCAACGAGGGGAAGGTGCTTATCGTCGCCGCATCGGAAGCGGTGGAAGCGATCCTGGCCGTTTTGCGCGAGCATCCCCTCGGCCGGAACGCCGCCGCCATCGGCCGCGTTGAGGTGGGAACGGGGGTTGGACAAGGCAGGGTCTTCCTGAGGACGCCGCTGGGAGGACACCGCATTCTCGACATGCTCGCCGGAGATCCGCTGCCCCGGATCTGCTGA
- a CDS encoding DJ-1/PfpI family protein has protein sequence MEAKKILMLVGDFVEDYEVMVPFQALTMLGYQVDAVCPGKKAGEKVKTAVHDFEGDQTYSEKPGHQFTLTADFDVVREEEYLGLVVPGGRAPEYIRLNARVIEIVRTFDAAKKPIGAICHGPQVLVAAGVLAGGTFTAYPACMPDIVCAGGTWAAVNDTASNACTSGHIVTAPAWPAHPEFLRAFVSLLGAEIRI, from the coding sequence GTGGAAGCGAAAAAAATCCTCATGCTTGTAGGCGACTTTGTGGAAGATTACGAAGTGATGGTTCCCTTCCAAGCCCTGACGATGCTCGGGTACCAGGTGGACGCCGTCTGCCCCGGCAAAAAGGCTGGCGAAAAAGTGAAGACGGCGGTTCATGACTTTGAAGGCGATCAGACCTATTCGGAAAAACCGGGCCATCAGTTCACCCTCACCGCCGACTTTGACGTTGTCCGGGAAGAGGAGTACCTGGGCCTGGTCGTTCCGGGCGGACGGGCGCCCGAATACATCCGGTTGAATGCCCGGGTAATCGAAATCGTCCGGACCTTCGATGCCGCCAAGAAACCGATCGGCGCCATTTGTCACGGACCGCAGGTGCTCGTCGCCGCCGGGGTGCTCGCCGGTGGCACCTTCACCGCCTATCCCGCCTGCATGCCCGATATCGTCTGCGCCGGGGGAACATGGGCGGCAGTCAATGACACCGCCAGCAACGCCTGCACGAGCGGCCACATTGTGACGGCCCCGGCTTGGCCGGCCCACCCCGAATTCCTGCGCGCTTTCGTGAGTCTGCTGGGAGCGGAAATCCGCATCTGA
- a CDS encoding secondary thiamine-phosphate synthase enzyme YjbQ, whose amino-acid sequence MRHYRKELWFETKQRRQLINITGQVQEVLRESGIREGLLLCNAMHITASVFINDDEAGLHSDFEEWLEKLAPEKPYDRYRHNGFEDNADAHLKRTIMGREVVVAVTQGKLDLGTWEQIFYGEFDGKRRKRVLVKIIGE is encoded by the coding sequence GTGCGTCACTACCGCAAGGAACTGTGGTTCGAAACGAAACAGCGCCGCCAGTTGATCAACATCACCGGGCAGGTCCAAGAGGTCCTGCGTGAAAGCGGCATCCGGGAAGGCCTGCTGCTCTGCAACGCCATGCACATCACGGCCAGCGTTTTTATCAATGACGACGAAGCCGGCCTGCACAGCGATTTTGAGGAATGGCTGGAAAAACTGGCGCCGGAAAAGCCCTATGACCGCTACCGCCATAACGGTTTTGAAGACAACGCCGACGCTCACCTGAAACGGACGATCATGGGGCGGGAGGTTGTCGTCGCGGTGACCCAGGGCAAGCTCGATCTGGGAACGTGGGAGCAGATCTTTTACGGCGAATTTGACGGCAAGCGGCGCAAGCGCGTTCTTGTCAAGATCATCGGCGAGTGA
- a CDS encoding nitroreductase family protein, giving the protein MKAILSRRSVRKYTDQPVSDETVKELLAAAMSAPSAGNQQPWHFIVIRDRAQLDQIPAFHPYAGMVKQAPVAILVCGDETLEKYKGFWVQDCSAATENLLIAVEALGLGAVWVGVYPEASRVEQFRKLLAIPDHVTPFALIPVGYAAEKPAPANRFEPSRIHYDRW; this is encoded by the coding sequence ATGAAGGCGATTCTTTCCCGGAGAAGTGTGCGCAAATACACCGATCAACCTGTCTCGGACGAGACGGTCAAGGAACTGCTGGCTGCGGCCATGAGCGCGCCGTCGGCGGGCAACCAGCAACCGTGGCATTTCATCGTCATCCGTGATCGCGCCCAGTTGGATCAGATCCCTGCCTTCCATCCTTACGCCGGCATGGTCAAGCAGGCGCCGGTGGCGATCCTGGTTTGCGGCGATGAGACGCTGGAGAAGTACAAGGGTTTCTGGGTGCAGGACTGTTCAGCCGCCACGGAGAACCTGCTCATCGCTGTTGAAGCGCTCGGCCTCGGCGCCGTTTGGGTGGGCGTCTACCCCGAAGCGAGCCGGGTGGAGCAGTTCCGGAAGCTCTTGGCAATTCCGGATCATGTCACCCCCTTTGCCTTGATCCCCGTCGGATATGCCGCAGAAAAACCGGCCCCGGCAAACCGCTTCGAACCATCGCGCATCCATTATGATCGCTGGTAG
- a CDS encoding YdcF family protein has product MDTLFAMKFIYSFMLPPGLFIPLLLLAALYYRRKHQLGPAGFSAAMALLLYLFSISAVGETMIRSLENRYLPPDKPSGDVIIMLGGGATMDTPDVDGLGQMTGGSANRLLASARLHRLTGAPIIVSAGQVLENTGNESRIALRQLAGLGVPESMIIVEETSRNTEENARYTKEILDARGFKKPILVTSAFHMERSVRHFSKLGMSTLPFPTDYRVNRQALYTLNDWAPSASAMGNASLAMKEYLGLIPLWLK; this is encoded by the coding sequence ATGGATACGCTCTTTGCCATGAAATTTATCTACAGTTTTATGCTTCCTCCCGGCCTGTTCATTCCCCTGCTCCTGTTGGCGGCGCTCTATTACCGGCGAAAGCACCAGCTTGGACCTGCCGGTTTCTCTGCAGCGATGGCGCTGTTGCTCTACCTGTTCTCCATCTCCGCTGTTGGCGAGACGATGATCCGCTCGCTGGAAAACCGCTACCTGCCGCCGGATAAGCCATCTGGAGACGTGATCATCATGCTCGGGGGAGGCGCCACCATGGACACGCCCGATGTAGACGGGTTGGGACAGATGACCGGCGGCAGCGCCAACCGCCTCTTGGCATCCGCTCGCCTTCATCGGTTGACCGGCGCGCCGATCATCGTTTCAGCCGGACAGGTACTTGAAAACACCGGCAACGAGTCCCGCATCGCCCTCCGCCAGTTGGCCGGCCTCGGCGTCCCCGAATCGATGATCATTGTCGAGGAGACGAGCCGGAACACGGAGGAAAACGCGCGCTATACCAAAGAAATCCTCGACGCGCGAGGATTTAAAAAACCGATTCTGGTGACATCGGCTTTTCACATGGAGCGGTCTGTTCGTCACTTTTCCAAGTTGGGCATGTCAACGCTTCCCTTCCCGACCGATTACCGGGTGAACCGGCAAGCCCTCTACACACTCAACGATTGGGCGCCTTCCGCTAGTGCGATGGGTAACGCGAGCCTGGCAATGAAAGAGTACCTGGGCCTGATTCCACTGTGGTTGAAATAA
- a CDS encoding phage holin, LLH family, with translation MDPNLFLLGLFVIVFGVMVTVTFAIRSYGPALVEFMKSATTEQQRQTVTKLAQSAVVFARARFGELSGKEQFEKALLLVSNALAEKGIQVSPDELESTVEFAYEEAKKAGLVVSLSELKKIADGGPEAPSSAEEAPVA, from the coding sequence TTGGATCCCAATCTGTTTTTGCTCGGGCTCTTTGTCATTGTCTTCGGGGTTATGGTCACGGTCACCTTTGCCATCCGTTCCTACGGTCCGGCGCTTGTCGAGTTTATGAAGTCTGCGACGACGGAGCAGCAACGGCAGACGGTGACCAAACTGGCGCAGTCGGCTGTCGTCTTTGCCCGGGCTCGATTCGGCGAACTCTCCGGCAAGGAACAGTTCGAGAAAGCGCTTCTGCTGGTGAGCAACGCCCTGGCGGAAAAGGGCATTCAGGTTTCTCCCGACGAATTGGAGTCGACCGTCGAATTTGCCTACGAAGAAGCGAAAAAGGCGGGACTGGTCGTATCCTTGAGCGAGTTGAAGAAAATCGCCGATGGTGGGCCGGAGGCGCCGTCCTCCGCGGAGGAGGCGCCTGTCGCCTAA
- a CDS encoding polysaccharide deacetylase family protein, producing the protein MAFRKMWAALLVVAVLALGLALRPTPFSIASLFGVTGQPAPQRNTQPTPQSAARSNPHALSDLSPLQSREGSIKKADLIRTIRGNTVSLRGQALTNWQKWREGVEQLSLEHPGQVYIGGAPLGNRVCLTFDDGPDRRNTPRILDILRDHGVAATFFVLGENAEAFPQVLQRMDREGHLVASHSFTHPRFTKATEAAIRSELDRTARTLVKTIGKAPALFRPPYGDIDRAVLPLLEQGGYKTVIWSLDPFDWDRKTPEEISDYVIENARAGDIVLLHSGGNGGATAKALPSMIAGLRQKGFVFVTVAELLAVDDYQ; encoded by the coding sequence ATGGCCTTTCGAAAAATGTGGGCAGCGCTCTTGGTTGTGGCAGTGCTGGCCCTCGGGTTGGCGCTGAGGCCAACGCCGTTTTCCATCGCTTCACTCTTCGGGGTGACTGGTCAACCTGCGCCTCAAAGGAATACCCAACCCACTCCCCAATCTGCTGCTCGCTCCAATCCCCATGCCCTGTCTGATTTGTCTCCCCTTCAGTCGAGAGAGGGATCGATCAAAAAAGCAGACCTTATCCGTACGATCCGCGGCAACACCGTGTCCTTGCGGGGGCAGGCATTGACCAACTGGCAGAAGTGGCGGGAAGGTGTAGAGCAGTTGTCCCTCGAACACCCCGGGCAGGTCTATATCGGCGGAGCGCCGCTGGGCAACCGTGTCTGCCTGACCTTTGACGACGGCCCCGACAGGAGGAACACCCCGCGGATCCTGGACATCCTCCGGGATCACGGTGTGGCGGCCACTTTTTTCGTCCTCGGGGAAAACGCCGAAGCCTTTCCCCAGGTTTTACAAAGGATGGACCGGGAGGGGCACCTGGTGGCCAGTCACAGCTTCACTCATCCTCGCTTCACCAAAGCGACCGAAGCGGCGATCCGTTCCGAACTGGATCGGACTGCCCGGACCTTGGTCAAAACCATCGGCAAAGCGCCGGCCCTTTTTCGTCCGCCTTACGGTGATATCGACAGGGCTGTCCTGCCCTTGTTGGAACAGGGGGGCTACAAAACGGTGATCTGGTCGCTCGATCCCTTTGACTGGGACCGTAAGACGCCCGAAGAAATATCCGACTACGTCATCGAAAATGCCCGCGCCGGAGACATTGTCCTGCTGCACAGCGGAGGCAACGGGGGGGCGACGGCGAAGGCGCTCCCTTCGATGATCGCCGGATTGAGACAAAAAGGGTTCGTCTTCGTGACGGTGGCGGAGTTGCTGGCTGTCGACGATTATCAATAA
- a CDS encoding outer membrane protein assembly factor BamB family protein — translation MRRCFVLFAGAALAALLSVQTAWAATVQWSDGSIFEGDIRGGKIEGPGTLRWSNGTIYKGKFSNSLPHGYGRLQWPNGVFYEGDFQEGTFHGSGALMESASNYYIGEFRANLPHGLGVRGKDGVTDAGLWDQGMPDPNYSRTRQKKTEATFRKGHDTILTGSHALAPVEPFLTQNGWSAKTKDYRFPVLFEKSNSRLLIQADNPIALLNNKPVWLNAPPVFRQGVLYADMGDLLSWSGRPALGSVYYTPQGSEPTTGMPLHSPSRQLLQYGPKKLKTPAAALSAGSHFGAPVVARDGTVYAGTEAGIVYAFGADGKEKWRYDADGAMKTAPVLSQGLILIGSSTQIISLDAEGALRWAHPYKVSKGGLTAAPNGSVWAACDDGVLLRLSASTGIVLNQFTMTNASSFAPVVASDGSVYAGGYDKRLNAFSASGEMKWTFETGGVLYGPPAIGPDGALYVTGLDLNEPVPGARKLYLNALDAATGKEKWRALILGGNQPSGIAVGWNGIYVVTDSQLLALSATGQVLWKTDLTPYTDARIVASTPLIDLNGIIYVNANVPCRDDSAVFAVDPQGKVLATCKINGVMSGPMTLDIYGNLVAGAADLILIQ, via the coding sequence TTGCGTCGCTGTTTTGTCCTCTTTGCCGGCGCGGCGCTGGCTGCCCTGTTGTCGGTCCAAACAGCCTGGGCGGCTACGGTGCAGTGGTCTGACGGGTCCATATTCGAGGGGGATATTCGAGGAGGCAAGATCGAAGGCCCCGGCACGCTGCGCTGGTCGAACGGAACGATCTATAAAGGCAAATTCTCCAACTCGCTCCCCCATGGCTATGGGCGGTTGCAATGGCCGAACGGCGTCTTTTATGAAGGCGATTTTCAAGAAGGGACATTCCACGGAAGCGGCGCATTGATGGAAAGCGCGAGCAATTACTATATTGGCGAGTTTCGCGCGAACCTGCCTCATGGCCTGGGCGTCCGAGGCAAAGACGGCGTAACCGATGCGGGTTTGTGGGACCAGGGGATGCCTGATCCAAACTACAGCCGGACCCGACAGAAAAAGACTGAAGCAACCTTTCGCAAAGGGCATGACACGATCCTGACGGGATCGCATGCGCTGGCTCCTGTTGAACCCTTTCTCACCCAAAACGGTTGGAGCGCCAAAACAAAGGATTACCGCTTCCCTGTCCTTTTCGAAAAATCGAACAGCCGCCTTCTCATCCAGGCGGATAATCCAATTGCCCTCTTGAACAACAAGCCGGTATGGCTCAACGCCCCTCCTGTATTTCGCCAGGGAGTCCTCTATGCGGACATGGGCGATCTCCTCTCCTGGTCCGGACGTCCGGCCTTAGGCAGCGTCTATTACACCCCTCAGGGAAGCGAGCCAACAACAGGGATGCCGCTTCACAGCCCCTCCCGCCAACTGCTGCAATATGGCCCGAAAAAGTTGAAAACGCCAGCGGCCGCTCTCTCTGCCGGAAGTCACTTTGGCGCGCCTGTCGTCGCCCGGGATGGAACCGTCTATGCCGGCACAGAGGCAGGCATCGTTTACGCCTTCGGCGCAGATGGTAAAGAGAAATGGCGGTACGATGCCGACGGCGCTATGAAGACAGCTCCGGTGCTGTCGCAAGGGCTGATCCTGATCGGCTCTTCGACACAGATTATCTCCCTTGACGCCGAAGGCGCGCTGCGATGGGCACATCCCTATAAGGTCAGCAAGGGCGGTTTGACGGCGGCGCCGAATGGGAGCGTCTGGGCCGCCTGCGATGATGGGGTTCTACTGCGGCTTTCTGCATCGACAGGAATCGTCCTGAATCAATTCACAATGACCAACGCTTCCTCCTTTGCGCCTGTCGTCGCCTCCGATGGAAGCGTCTATGCAGGCGGTTATGACAAGCGGTTGAACGCTTTCTCCGCTTCTGGGGAAATGAAATGGACTTTTGAGACCGGCGGGGTCCTATATGGACCGCCGGCTATCGGTCCTGACGGCGCCCTCTATGTCACCGGGCTGGACCTGAATGAACCGGTGCCGGGCGCCCGGAAACTCTACCTTAATGCCTTGGATGCGGCGACGGGAAAAGAAAAATGGAGGGCGTTGATCCTGGGCGGCAACCAGCCCTCTGGGATCGCCGTCGGTTGGAACGGAATCTACGTGGTCACTGATTCGCAACTGCTGGCCCTCTCCGCAACCGGACAAGTCCTTTGGAAAACCGATTTGACACCATATACCGATGCAAGAATCGTCGCCAGCACCCCCTTGATCGATCTCAATGGCATCATTTACGTCAATGCGAACGTTCCCTGCAGAGATGATTCTGCCGTCTTCGCCGTCGATCCCCAGGGGAAGGTGCTGGCAACCTGTAAGATCAACGGCGTCATGTCCGGTCCCATGACACTGGACATCTACGGAAACCTCGTCGCCGGCGCGGCAGACCTGATCCTCATCCAATAA
- a CDS encoding HD domain-containing protein, which translates to MGMAAERLFPGGDQEDLGLDDLFDVIMRSMQEGLILINRQRVIHVINEAAIRILGLESVDSTVNRRIEEAVGPVFSRSSEEYLRTSPWMSVLRTGEPQYDVVRHTLSGLILSVNFVPVIKGGVAQGIMATIQDVTARIRLKEDLIRANQELEEAFSLTLPNYKVTHKLKTTPEYVDVYDPATGKITITAVIEDGSYRHVINALKVLADLHKQGITELIGIEKDTLVQAILFHDLGKVQPKAKVGDVVSPKNFFEDGVHHAERSAEFAQHYYNQPPDVVALIRYHHHREEELPASFPFRLMPMLRLLKLVDGISAGLTRRGNQVCFTVDGSSIIIRETSIHPDYNNIRSVDLFTGAKQALPNG; encoded by the coding sequence ATGGGAATGGCAGCGGAGCGCTTGTTTCCGGGCGGCGATCAGGAAGATCTGGGCCTGGACGATTTGTTTGATGTCATCATGCGCTCCATGCAGGAGGGGTTAATCCTGATCAACCGGCAGCGTGTGATCCATGTGATCAATGAGGCCGCCATTCGCATCCTTGGGCTGGAGAGTGTCGATAGCACCGTCAACCGGCGTATCGAAGAGGCGGTCGGGCCTGTTTTCTCTCGCAGTTCCGAAGAATACCTGCGGACCAGTCCCTGGATGTCGGTGCTGCGAACCGGAGAGCCCCAGTATGATGTGGTGCGCCATACCCTGTCCGGCCTGATCCTCAGCGTGAATTTCGTGCCCGTGATCAAAGGCGGTGTCGCCCAGGGGATCATGGCCACGATCCAGGACGTGACCGCCCGGATCCGCCTGAAGGAGGATCTGATCCGGGCCAACCAGGAGTTGGAAGAGGCTTTTTCCCTGACCCTCCCCAACTACAAGGTGACCCATAAGCTCAAGACGACGCCGGAGTATGTGGATGTCTATGATCCGGCGACAGGGAAGATCACGATCACGGCGGTGATTGAAGACGGCTCCTACCGCCACGTGATCAACGCGCTCAAGGTGCTGGCTGATCTGCACAAGCAGGGGATCACCGAGTTGATCGGCATCGAAAAGGACACCCTGGTCCAGGCGATCCTCTTTCACGACCTGGGCAAGGTCCAACCGAAGGCGAAGGTGGGCGATGTCGTCTCGCCGAAGAACTTTTTCGAAGACGGCGTCCACCATGCCGAGCGGAGCGCCGAGTTTGCCCAGCACTATTACAACCAGCCGCCCGATGTGGTCGCCTTGATCCGCTACCACCACCACCGGGAAGAGGAACTCCCCGCGAGCTTCCCCTTTCGGCTGATGCCCATGCTGCGGCTGCTCAAGCTCGTCGACGGCATCTCAGCCGGGCTGACCCGCCGGGGCAACCAGGTCTGCTTCACCGTCGACGGCAGTTCGATCATCATCCGTGAGACGTCGATCCATCCCGATTACAATAACATCCGCTCGGTCGATCTCTTCACAGGGGCAAAACAAGCGCTTCCCAACGGGTAG
- a CDS encoding nucleotide pyrophosphohydrolase, translating into MESPSLRDLQDRVDAYISQFEEGYFDPPTLVIRLCEELGELAREVSHRFGPKKKKPGEAEGDLELEIGDLLFILVCLSNSQGYDMADIFRRTMEKYETRDKDRWTRKVPLP; encoded by the coding sequence ATGGAATCGCCAAGCCTGCGCGACCTACAGGACCGCGTGGACGCCTACATCTCCCAGTTTGAGGAGGGCTATTTTGACCCGCCCACCCTCGTCATCCGGCTCTGTGAGGAGTTGGGCGAACTGGCCCGGGAGGTCTCCCACCGTTTTGGCCCCAAAAAGAAAAAGCCCGGCGAAGCCGAGGGCGATCTGGAACTAGAGATCGGCGACTTGCTCTTCATCCTCGTCTGCCTCTCCAATTCCCAGGGCTATGACATGGCCGACATCTTTCGCCGGACCATGGAAAAGTACGAGACTCGGGACAAAGACCGGTGGACCCGAAAAGTCCCGCTCCCATAA
- a CDS encoding TetR/AcrR family transcriptional regulator: MDDRKPTGGGPDDYQLPLRLTDKQWNIAEAALRVFTEKGFSAATTSEIAREAGISEGTIFRHFKTKKEILLALLVPLIRNTIAPNSVNSIRQLLLTNENLPLREVLVLISEERQQFILGNEKLIRLILTESQYHPELREIFFREVGYKTQDVLLRFIEQRQQKGELRQDLRPWALARSWFGMLVTFTLSPFLMPERSVGEDKRKEIEDIIDLFLRGALPPIGGGAEASE; encoded by the coding sequence ATGGACGACCGGAAGCCAACCGGCGGAGGACCTGATGATTATCAACTCCCGCTGCGGCTGACAGACAAACAGTGGAACATCGCAGAAGCCGCCCTCAGGGTATTCACCGAAAAGGGATTCAGCGCCGCTACGACGAGCGAGATCGCCCGGGAGGCCGGCATCTCGGAAGGGACCATCTTCCGGCATTTCAAAACGAAAAAGGAGATCCTCCTGGCCTTGCTCGTTCCGCTCATCCGCAACACCATCGCCCCCAACAGCGTCAACTCCATCCGGCAACTGTTGCTAACGAATGAAAACCTGCCCTTGCGGGAGGTGCTGGTGCTGATCAGCGAAGAGCGGCAGCAGTTCATCCTGGGCAATGAAAAACTGATCCGCCTGATTCTGACGGAATCGCAGTACCATCCGGAACTGCGGGAGATCTTTTTTCGGGAAGTGGGCTATAAGACCCAGGACGTCCTCTTGCGCTTTATCGAACAGCGGCAGCAGAAGGGCGAACTCCGGCAGGATCTGCGGCCCTGGGCGCTGGCCCGCTCCTGGTTCGGGATGCTGGTCACCTTTACGCTCAGTCCTTTTTTGATGCCGGAGCGGTCTGTAGGGGAAGACAAGCGGAAGGAAATTGAAGATATCATCGATCTTTTCTTGCGCGGCGCTCTTCCGCCAATCGGCGGGGGCGCGGAAGCGTCGGAGTAA